The following DNA comes from Musa acuminata AAA Group cultivar baxijiao chromosome BXJ1-4, Cavendish_Baxijiao_AAA, whole genome shotgun sequence.
TGGGCGAGGCCTCTGGCGACGATGATTCCTCCTACCCTTTCTCCGTCACGACgccgcagccgccgccgccgccgccgccgccgccgaagaAGCTGTCGGTGCTCCCCTTGATCGCCCTCATCTTCTACAATGTCTCCGGCGGCCCCTTTGGCGTCGAGGACTCCGTCTCGGCCGGCGGCGGACCCCTCCTATCCCTCCTGGGCTTCCTCGTCTTCCCCTTCCTGTGGAGCCTCCCTGAGGCCCTCGTCACCGCGGAGCTGGCCGCTAGCTTCCCGGAGAATGGTGGATACGTGCTTTGGATCTCCTCCGCCTTTGGCCCCTTCTGGGGATTCCAGGAGGGATTCTGGAAGTGGGCCAGCGGCACCATGGACAACGCCCTCTACCCCGTCCTTTTCCTCGACTACCTCTGCCAGTCCCTCCCATTCTTCGCCCGCCCGGCCGCCCGCACTCCGGCCCTCCTCGTCCTCACGGCAGGCCTGACCTTCCTCAACTACCGCGGCCTCAACATCGTCGGCCTCGCCGCCGTCGCCCTCACCgccttctccctctcccccttcGTCGTCATGGCCCTTCTCGCCCTCCCCCGCCTCCGCCCCCGCCGCTGGCTCGCCGTGGACCTCAAAAGAGCTAACTTTAGAGGTTACTTCAACATCATGTTCTGGAATCTCAACTACTGGGACAAGGCAAGCACCCTCGCCGGCGAGGTCGAGGACCCGAGCCGATCCTTCCCCAAGGCCCTCTTCGGGGCCGTCATCCTCGTGATGGCTTCGTACCTGATCCCATTGCTCGCCGGTACGGGGGCTATGGACGCGTCCATCACCGAGGAGTGGAAAGACGGGTACTTTGCGCAGGTTGGGATGGTGATCGGGGGAGCGTGGCTCCGATGGTGGATCCAGGCAGCCGCGGCCATGTCGAACATGGGTTTGTTCGAGGCCGAGATGAGCAGCGATTCATTCCAGTTGCTTGGTATGAGCGAGATGGGGATGCTGCCGGCAATATTTGCAGAGAGGTTAGCACCCAGCTGCTATCTATTTCTACTTCTCATTGCGGTTTTCATAAACAGTAGAAACCAAAGTGTAGATATTACTGACTTCTCCTTGAACTTGGTTTAAAAGCTCCTTCTTATAATAGAATTCCCGAACCAAATTTTCTTGAAACAAATACATGGTTTTTGTTTAGAATGTGATAATTTGGAGCAGAGGAACTACATAAGCTTTAGTACACTGAATATGCCATTCATACTTTCGTttcataaaagaatatcaaatGGGGTGGAATATCAAATGTCTCCAATTCTTGATGTATTCCACTCGTTCTTAGCATTAGTTCATCACGGTGACTGTATTGGGCTCGGGAGATGTAGGATTGTACTCTAGTCTTGGAATAAGATTTCGGAAGGGgggaaaaaaatcatttttttctcAATTTAATGGACCTAAGATTTCAGTTTTGTGATGATTCTTTGTGGTTTTTGTTAGCATACTTTCAGTGTCATCATGGCCATCTCAATTATAGATTGATACTTTTGTAGATCGAAATATGGCACTCCAACCATTAGCATCCTATGCTCTGCAACTGGGGTCATACTATTATCATGGATGAGCTTTCAGGAGATTGTGGAGTTCCTTAATTTCTTGTACTCATTGGGAATGCTTCTTGAGTTTGCTGCATTCATAAAACTCAGAATAAAGAAGCCAGATCTCCACAGGCCATATAAGATTCCGGTAGAAACCTTTGGCGCAGTGATTATTTGTGTACCTCCCACTATTTTGCTTGTCCTTGTTATGTGTCTGGCTTCAATGAGGACTTTTATTGTGAGCGGGAGTGTTATGCTTGGTGGGTTTCTTTTATATCCTGCTATTGAGCACATGAGGAATAAAAATTGCATTAAGTTTCTCAACACAACTCTGCCACCTGAGGGTTGTTCCAACACTCCTCAAGTGCAAAATCAGGATGTTGTTGATGAGGCTTCCGTAAGCTTTTTGCCAGACCATTCCTGTGTCAAGAAGGAACTACAAGACCTTGAAATTAATTCAGATGGGATCTTGGATAAGGAGTGAAAGAGATTTCAACACTTCAAGTGCACTGATCAACTTGAGTTATCTAAGCCTTTAATGTAACACATTTATGTTAATATGTATCGTTATAATAATTTTGGTACAGAGGATGCAAAGTTTGGCAAAGGATTTTACTTTCCTCTCTATCTTTTACATTTTTGGTTTCCATCTATATCAAAAGTTAAACCCCCTTGCATGACATCATGTTTTAAGCTCTTTCATTTGATAGTTAAATGTTCTTAACTGGCACAACATTTCTGTGGCTACTCCATATTGAGCTTTCCATGAGTTCTTCCATCACAAGGAAACTATTCCGCAAACAAGGTGGAATAATTGACTTTTTCTGGACTTTCTTCCTAGGAACAGCATCACATGTGGTATGCCCcccgaaacatcaattagtactTATTGATTTAAATAGTAAACAAATAGAAGCTTAAAATATCATAGAGTTTGGACTTCAAATTTTGAAAGAGAGACGTACTATTTATTAATTAGACAGGTAAACTGATGAAAGAAGTATTTAACACTATGGGGATGTGAACAATGGTAAATGTGTAGATTCATATAAGAAAACTCTGAAGAAGCAATGAGGCAAAATGGTCTTGCTTTTGGGAGAAGTACTTTGGTAAAAAATTCAGCAGGACAAGAGGATATAAAAGCTAAGGATGCATAAGAGTTTGGGAGTATCCTAACTTCCTAGAATATAAAAATGAAAGGTATAAATAATTAGCATCACTTTTCAACTTAAACTTTACCCCAAGTTTATACCCCGAGTTTTCAAATGAAAGGTATGTAGATTTTGTACCCTGAGTTTATTGTTTGATCTTTACCCCAAGAAGAGGGAGGTAGTTTGAGCAGATCTAGTTAGTCTTCTTAGAATTTAGGGATTGGTTTACATATGTTTAACCTTTAGGTGCTTTCATTTTGTTTGTTCTGAAATTTTGTATCACTGAATTCCTGTACCAATTGTGGTTCAGAGTTCACAGAAATAACAACAATTTTGTAATTGTTCTAACAGAACCAATAGACAGAGCGAGAATTTTGCCTTCTCTTTCTTTGGTGATGGTGGTTAAATGACCCGGATCCGATCTTAATAACTCTTATGCTTTTATGTTGCTTTAAAAAGTATGAGACCAGGTATCCTTCAAATTTTTGCTCTTATGATGGTCTTTTTTAGGGTGCCAAGGTTCATTCACATATGTATTGTCTTCTTAATAAAGTAGAGTGCACTAATCCAGGAAAGAAGGTCCTACGTTTGTTCTTAGTTTCCAATGTTAATCGAGCACCAAGTTCTTCAGTTACCAAGTTTTGCTATTCAGAAGAAAGGTCAGATGCATTGTTCTGATGTTTTGGTAAATTACAAAGTAAGTCATACAACTTTATTAGATTGGCATGCTTGTGTTTTCTGATAAACTTGATATAAACTTGATGCTAATAATCTCACATGTTCAAACTGTAAACACTTGTCCTCCACATCCTctgttttagctccatttttattGTTTTGACATGAGTAATTCGGTGTTGAATTAGCTTTTGTCTTAAATTTGCAGTTAAGTTGTTTAGAGTGTCAAATACATTCTTTTTTATGCAAACTTGTGTGTGTTGGTAACCATTTCTTTTTTATGCTACCATTATCCTTGTTGAAGCTTTGTTTCTACATTACATGCTTTCTCTTTTACTATCTTGC
Coding sequences within:
- the LOC103982508 gene encoding probable polyamine transporter At3g19553, which codes for MGEASGDDDSSYPFSVTTPQPPPPPPPPPKKLSVLPLIALIFYNVSGGPFGVEDSVSAGGGPLLSLLGFLVFPFLWSLPEALVTAELAASFPENGGYVLWISSAFGPFWGFQEGFWKWASGTMDNALYPVLFLDYLCQSLPFFARPAARTPALLVLTAGLTFLNYRGLNIVGLAAVALTAFSLSPFVVMALLALPRLRPRRWLAVDLKRANFRGYFNIMFWNLNYWDKASTLAGEVEDPSRSFPKALFGAVILVMASYLIPLLAGTGAMDASITEEWKDGYFAQVGMVIGGAWLRWWIQAAAAMSNMGLFEAEMSSDSFQLLGMSEMGMLPAIFAERSKYGTPTISILCSATGVILLSWMSFQEIVEFLNFLYSLGMLLEFAAFIKLRIKKPDLHRPYKIPVETFGAVIICVPPTILLVLVMCLASMRTFIVSGSVMLGGFLLYPAIEHMRNKNCIKFLNTTLPPEGCSNTPQVQNQDVVDEASVSFLPDHSCVKKELQDLEINSDGILDKE